The Arachis ipaensis cultivar K30076 chromosome B07, Araip1.1, whole genome shotgun sequence genome includes a window with the following:
- the LOC107607246 gene encoding uncharacterized protein LOC107607246 produces the protein MTAMALLEIWIFSELVNKARVVEDCAKKVALARELEEVVALFADYRVTWQGIALVGGIRIWCDTGASQSFIAFDEAVELGLRISDLAFDLHVHTPSLTVVTRLGCRKIPFKIEDRSFVHDLIWLLMRERGAIVAKGYYLNSVMVNCSSEECQCYMLLAANVSGDEQRLDQIFVVRKFPEVFPEDIPEFPPQREIEFVVDLVSGAEPVSIALYKMNLIELAELKIQLDE, from the exons ATGACTGCTATGGCTCTGTTGGAGATTTGGATATTTTCCGAGTTAGTGAACAAGGCTAGAGTGGTCGAGGATTGTGCTAAGAAGGTGGCGTTGGCAAGAGAACTAGAAGAG GTGGTTGCTTTATTTGCGGATTACCGGGTCACCTGGCAAGGGATTGCACTCGTAGGAGGAATCCGAATATGG TGTGACACTGGAGCTTCAcaatcattcattgcatttgatgAGGCTGTTGAACTAGGATTGAGAATTTCAGACTTAGCTTTCGATTTACACGTACATACCCCGTCTTTAACTGTTGTGACTAGATTAGGTTGTAGGAAAATACCTTTCAAGATTGAGGATAGATCTTTTGTGCATGACTTAATATGGTTGCTGATG AGAGAAAGAGGAGCAATTGTAGCTAAGGGTtattacctgaactctgtaatggtgAACTGTAGTAGCGAAGAGTGTCAGTGTTATATGCTATTAGCTGCGAATGTGTCGGGTGATGAGCAGAGGTTGGATCAAATTTTTGTAGTTAGAAAATTTCCCGAAGTGTTTCCTGAAGATATTCCCGAATTTCCACCTCAAAGGGAAATTGAATTTGTGGTAGACTTGGTGTCGGGAGCCGAACCAGTGTCAATTGCATTGTACAAAATGAATCTGATAGAGCTGGCTGAACTTAAGATTCAGTTggatgagtga